AGCCCTAAACCACTGAGTTGGCAAGAGGCAGAATCCAGACCTGGGTACTTCCTTCCCAGTGATGTGGTTGATTCCCCAACTCACTCCAGGCCTCCCAGGAGCTCTGCCCACTGGATCTTAAGATAGATGTCCAGACCTCTCTTTTTGCTGGGGTGTGACATCTTGAACCAAACAGAATTCcctgaaggaagagaagagaacagTCTGCTTGGTTTTCTGAGTCACACAAAGAAGAGTCAGGAAGCAAGGAGAACAGAGACAGAAGGAAGGCAGAGACATGAGGTTTCTAGGCAGAAATGCCCAAATGCCTTCCTGAGGCCTGGTCTCCAGTCCCCACCCTGCACAGGACCCTATGTCACTgatcttcctcagcctctgaggTCGTGACAGCTGGTGGCCTTTCCTAATGGATGATGACCTGGACTCATTCTGTCCCTTTCTCCACAGTTGATGCGGACTCCCCAAAGGCCTGCTGCTTCTCCTACGTGGCCCGGCAGATTCAACGCAAATTCATAGAGGACTATTTTGAGACCAGCAGCCAGTGCTCCCAGCCAGGTGTCATGTAAGTGCCACTTCCCCTGCCCACCCTTGAGGACAGCCCCACATGGACAGAGACAGGCCAGGAGAGCAACCCTAGACAGGCCACATATATAGGATTCAGCTCTTAAATGTGACCTGACTTGGTCGGGAAGGTGGGACCCCCAACTCAGAGAGGAGGGACAAGAAGAAGGAGGTGGCAGGGTACCCTGAGACACTCCTGAGTTGGTGGAGAGACTCTCTGGAGTAACATAGGCAGAGCCTCTCTGAGCTGCCCAGGACAGGGGGTGGGATGGAGGGACCACCGTGGGCCCCAGATCCCCTGTAGGATTCCTGAGTGTTTGATCCTCTGCTTCTCCCCACAGCTTCCTAACCAAGAGAGGCCGGCAGGTGTGTGCTGACCCCAGTGAGAACTGGGTCCAGGAATACATCACTGACCTGGAGCTGAATGCCTGAGTGGCCTGGAGGCAGCAAGGAACCCAGTGACCTCTGTGGGCCTTGTGGGGAGCAGGGGCCTGAGTCTTGGAAGCATCCCTGTGACTCCATAGCTACCTCTCCTGTGGCTGGTTGTtgctatattatttaatttttataattaatttttattttcatttcattttgtaactGTTCCAAAAGATCCCAGGACAAATTCTTTGCCACTCATGCCCTCCAGCTTTGCTCACACTTTTTGATGACAATCCAGTGGGTGTCATCAGCTTGTTCTAGGCAGACATGGTATCAAAGCCACCAAACTGACAGATACGGAGTGGGTCCTTTTCCACTGACCAACACATAGCGGCTCTTTGGGCTCTGAGCTGTGTCCAGCTTGGTGAAATATTAAAGAtgcacttttaaaagaaaactggtATGGAGTTTGCTTTTGTTTGTCAAGAAAATcagaatcagggctggggatgtggctcaagcggtagcgcgcttgcctggcatgcgtgcggcccgggttcgatcctcagcaccacataccaacaaagatgttgtgtctgccgagaactaaaaaataaatattaaaattctctctctctctctctctctctctctctctctctctctctctctctctctctatcctccctctatcttaaaaaaaaaaaaaagaaaatcagaatcaCTGGTTAAGAGGAATAAGGGCAAATAATAGGAAGGTGTGACATGGAGGGACTTAGGGGAGAAGAATAGAGCTACTGCAGTTACTCCACTCTACACGGGAGGTGCAGTTCTGGAATATTCCAAGCTACAAACATTTTATGATTCTTAATGTACCTGGTCTAGGAAAATTCCCTTCTTGAATGGATACCATAAGCAAAATCAACCAAAATGATTTTTAGCACCATAGTGAAAGTACAAATAACCTGTATAGGAGCCGACTTCATGGACAAGCTATGCCTTTTAGTTAGTAGAAGAGTCAGGCATCAGAGGGCTCACTCTCTGGACGGAAAATGGCCCTGATCCTGGGGGAGATataggcttattttttttaatttaatttaattttttaaatacacaacagtggaatgcattataaatcttattacacatatagagcacaattttcatatctttgtatataaagtatgttctcgcctattcatgtctttatacatgtactttgggttttttttttacattacaatttttattacacataaataccacaatttttcatctctgtatattaaattatgttgacatccaattcatgtcttcatacatgtactttggataatgatgtcctccacattccaccatccttgctaatcccctgccccctcctttccctcccttacctcttccctatctataattcatctattcctcccatgtttcccctccctacccaactatggGTCAGcttccttaaatcagagaaaatattcggaatttttttgggggggatttgcttagttcacttagcattatcttctctaacgtcatccatttacctgaaaatgccatgattttattctcttttggtgctgagtaaaattccattgtgtatatataccacattttttttatccattcatccactgaagggcaataggttgg
This window of the Ictidomys tridecemlineatus isolate mIctTri1 chromosome 3, mIctTri1.hap1, whole genome shotgun sequence genome carries:
- the LOC144375788 gene encoding C-C motif chemokine 3-like; the protein is MPEGHRQQGGPRPFLALLILETTLHHPLNIMQVSTAALAVLLCTMALCDQVFSAPFDADSPKACCFSYVARQIQRKFIEDYFETSSQCSQPGVIFLTKRGRQVCADPSENWVQEYITDLELNA